The genomic DNA ACTTAGTAATTTCTTTTTTTTCTTTGTTATTTCCAAAAGAAAGGTTTGTTTTGTTTTTTTTATCTCCATAGCCTAAAGGCGATTTTCCTATCTTCCAGTTGGAGAATTTTTCAAGAGATATCCAATCATTTTCTAGGTAACCATTGTCATAATAATGCCAAAAATCTTCGTTTTTAATTAGAGTGTCTTGTGAGAATAGCATGTTAACTTGCAAAAGAATAAGTATTGAAGCTACGCCTTTTATTAGCTGTAATATTTTCATTTATAAGTTAATAAGTATTTGTGTAGTGTAAATGTAGTAGTTTTATTATAATTTTAATAATTATGTAGTAGTTTAGTTGAAATAATATTTTTAAAGAAATTTAAAACAATGGTATCTTTGACCATATTAAGAAGAAGCTTTGTGGTAATAAAATTGGGGGATTGAACTTATTACATTGAAGATTCAAAAAAAAAGTCGTGATTCAATTATCACGACTTTTTTGTTGCTGAATTATATGTAAAAGTATGTATTACATAACCATAGAATGATATACATTTTGCACATCATCATCTTCTTCTAATTTTTCTAAAAGCTTTTCTACATCTGCTTGTTGGTCTTCAGAAAGCTTAGTAGTTGTTGTTGGTATTCTTTCAAAACCAGAAGATAAAATTTCTACATTATTTCCTTCAAAGAAAGATTGAATGGCACCAAATTGCTCAAAAGGAGCATAAATGATAATTCCTTCCTCATCATCAAAAACCTCTTCAACTTCAAAATCTATTAATTCTAATTCTAATTCTTCAAGATCTGTAGTAATATCTTCTTTTTTAATAGTGAAGGTACAAACATGATCAAACATAAAAATAACAGAGCCAGAAGTACCTAAATTTCCGTCACACTTATTAAAAGCAGACCTAACATTAGCAACAGTTCGATTATTATTGTCTGTAGCTGTTTCTAAAACAAGTGCTATACCATGAGGTGCATATCCTTCAAATAAGACCTCTTTGTAATCGGCAGTATCTTTATCAGTTGCTTTTTTAATGGCGCGCTCTACGTTTTCTTTAGGCATGTTTGCAGCTTTTGCATTCTGCATAACTGCTCTTAACCTAGAGTTTGCATCAGGATTTGGACCACCTTCTTTAATAGCCATTACAATATCCTTACCAATTCTGGTAAAAGTTTTAGCCATTGCCGACCAGCGTTTCATTTTGCGTCCTTTTCTAAGTTCGAATGCTCTACCCATTTCTATTCTTCGTTTTATTTATCCTTACAAATGTAAAAATTTGAAAGTTGTTTCACAATTTTTTTGAAACTTGATTTGTGAACTAAATATACCTATTACTAGGTATTGTTTCATAGATTTTAGATTTATAATTTTGAAAATAACTTAAAACCGAACGTATCATGAAAAAAATTACTTTTTTAATTCTTACATTTTTAACTATTTCTTTGTTTGCGCAAACGAAATTAACCTCATCACTATCAGAGTCGATGAGTAATAATACTTGGGTCAATAGTTCTAAGCAAGTTTATAGTTATGATATAAATGGAAACCTAGCAACTGAATTATATGATTATTGGGATCAATCAAATTCAGTTTGGATAAAGCAAGATCGGTATAGTTATGTATACAGTTCTGGTAATAAACTATCAATAGAGATTGAAGAGAATTGGGATTCAAGTACTAATAGTTATAAAAATGGTGATAAGAGTGAGTACTCTTACAATAATAATGGTAGGGTAGTTGAAAGTATTTCTTATGAATGGAAAAATGCTGCATGGGAAAAGTCTTATAAATTTTCCCTTACTTACAATGCTAGCAATAATATAGATGGAGGTTATGGTTACAATTGGAATGGAGGTACATGGGTTTTAGAAGATAAATCTTTAATAACTTACAATGCTAATAATAAGATTTCTAAAGTTACAGTAGAAGATTGGAACGGAACAGCTTATGTGAAATCGGATATTAGAGATTTTAGCTATGATGCAAGTAATAAATTATTAATAGATTTAACCAAAATATGGAATGGTACCATGTATGTTGATGAAGAAAAAACTGAATATACGTACGATGTAAACGGAAATGTTACAAACGAGAAAAACTCTTATATAGAAAATGGTTCTTGGGTTGTAGGAAGTAATGAGTCTGTAACTTTTGACACTTCTAAGTTAATGTCTTCTTTTACACATCCATTTATAGATAGAACTGGTTTAGATCATTTGTTTACGGGGAATCCTTATGTAAATAAAATTTTAACATCTAGTTATACAAATAGTGAGAGAACTACATACTATTATGGAGGAGCAACTGCAAGTATAGATAATTTCTCTTTATTAAATTTTGCTGTATATCCAAATCCTACAACTTCAATATTAAAAATTGACGATACAGGTTTTGATTTAAAAAATATTGAAGTCTTTAATATTATTGGGAAAAAAGTGTTGACTTCAACTACAAGCGAATTGAGTTTAGGTAAACTAGTAAATGGAATTTACATGCTTAAAATTCAAGATAAAAATGGGGCTTTTGCTATTAAGAAAGTTGTAAAGAATTAAATTCCCCAATTTTAGAAGTATTTCTGAGATTTTTGCTCAGAAATACTTTTTTATTTTAATAATTGATATGATTGTTTTGCAATTTCAATTTCTTCATTAGTTGGTATTACTAATATTTTTACATTTGAAGTTAAAGATTGAATTTCTCTAGTGTTTTTCGATCTTATTTCATTTTTATTGATATTTAGTTCAATGCCTAAAAACTCTAAATTTTCACAAGCCATTTTTCTTGTTAAAACTGAATTTTCTCCAATTCCTGCGGTGAAAACAATAGCATCCAAACCATTTAAAATAGCTGTATAAGAACCAATAAATTTTCGAATTCTATGGCTCGCTAATTTCAATGCGTTTATACATTTTTCGTCACCATTAACCGCATTTTCTTCAATTTCTCTTAAATCAGAAAAACCTGTTAAACCTTTCATTCCAGATTCTTTCTGAAGTAAATTATTAACCTCATCTGCAGATTGGTTTAGTTTTTTCATAAGAAAGAAAATAACAGATTGATCAATGTCGCCAGCTCTAGTTCCCATAATTAAACCATTAGTAGGCGAAAAACCCATAGAAGTTTCTATGCATTTACCATTTTCAATTGCAGCCATACTGCAACCGTTTCCTAAATGAATGGTAATAATTTTTGATGATTCTTTACCTAAATAAGCAATCGCCTTTTCTGAAACATATTTATGGCTAGTACCATGAAAACCATAAGCTCTAATTTTATGTTCTTCTAAATATGAATTTGGAATTGCATATTGATAGGCTTCTTTTGGCATTGTTTGATGAAAAGCAGTATCGAAAATTGCAATTTGTTTTGCTGATGTAAAAATAGTTTCTGCAATTTCTATTCCTGTTAAATTTGCAGGATTATGAAGTGGAGCTAGATCAAATAAATTACGAATATTTTCTTTTACTTCTTTATTTACAATAACTGTTTTACTGAATTTACTTCCACCATGAACTACTCTGTGTCCAACTGCTTCAATTTCATCCACAGAACTAATAACCCCTATTTCTGCATTTAATAATGTTTTTGCTATTTTTTGTAAACCAACCTCATGATTTAAAATTGGTAGAATTTCAGAGTATTCTTTAGTGCCTTTTTCATGTGTAAAAATGGCGTCTTCCATTCCTATTCTTTCTACCAAGCCAACACATTTTACGGTTTCACTTGGCATTTCAATTACTTGATATTTCAAGGAAGAAGAACCTGCATTTAGAACTAAAATATTCATAATTATTCTTGATTTGCTTGAATTACAGTTAATAAAATGGTGTTAAAAATATCATCTACCGTACAACCTCTACTTAAGTCGTTTACAGGTTTATTTAAACCTTGTAACATTGGTCCTATTGCCAAGGCACCAGTTTCACGCTGAATTGCTTTGTACGTGTTATTTCCTGTGTTTAAGTCAGGAAATATTAATACCGAAGCTTGACCAGCAACTTCAGAGTTTGGCATTTTTGTTTTCGCTACAGACATGTCTACTGCAGCATCATATTGTATAGGTCCTTCAATTTTTAAGTCTGGTTTTTTTGCTTTAGCTAACTCAGTAGCTCTTCTAACCTTTTCTACTTCTTCTCCTTTTCCAGAACTTCCAGAAGAATAAGACAACATCGCAACTTTTGCTTCAATACCAAAAGCTTCCGCAGATGCTGCAGAAGAAATGGCTATTTCAGAAAGTTGTTCAGCATTCGGGTTTGGGTTTACGGCACAATCTCCCATTACAGAAACTCTGTCTGATAAACACATGAAAAATACCGAAGAAACTACGGAAACACCAGGTTTCGTTTTTATCAATTGTAACGCTGGTTTTATGGTATGCATTGTTGTGTGTACAGCTCCTGAAACCATACCGTCTGCTAAACCGTTTAAAATCATTAAAGTACCATAATAAGAAACATCTTTTGCTAAATCTGCAGCAGTTGTTTCTGTCATTCCCTTATGTTTTCTAGCTTCAAAAAGTGTCGTTGCAAAGTCTTTATTATAGATTGAGTCTTCAGGATTTAAAATGTTTAAAGCATCTAAATCTATTTGTAATCCAATTTGATCACACTTTAATTGTATCGTATTCCGATCACCTAACAATGTTAAGTCTACAATGTTTAGTAACTGTAGACGTGCTGCCGCTTTAAGAATTCGTTCATCATCTCCTTCTGGTAACACGATATGTTTTTTCTGAATCCTTGCTTTTTGCAATAAGTTATATTGAAACATGCTTGGTGTTAACCTATTAGAATGGTGTGATGTTAGAATATTCGTTAAGCCTTCTGCATTTACATATTTGTCAAAAGTGTCTAATGATAATAATATTTTTTTATTATTGGTTGCATATATTTTAGATTTTATAGCTCCAATTTTATTTGAAATTCCGAATGTACCACCATCAACCAAAATAATAGGAACAGTAGACTGCACACCTTCAATTAATTTTAAAATAGATTCTTCAGGAATTAAGGTTCCTGTTAAAATAATACCAGCAATTTTTGGATAATTTTTAGAAGCATTTGCTTGTAATGCGCCTAAAATAATATCAGCTCTGTCTCCTGGAGTAATTACTAGTGCATTTTCTTTAATTCTGGTTAAATAATTACGAAGTTGCATAGCGCCAGTACTAAAACTTCCAATGGCATTGTCTAGAAATTGTTCTCCGAATAAAACTCTTCCATTTAAAGCTTTTACAACTTCTTTTACTGTTGGAAATGCAAGAAAATCTATTTTAGGGATAATGTCTATTTGTAGTT from Polaribacter sp. ALD11 includes the following:
- a CDS encoding T9SS type A sorting domain-containing protein is translated as MKKITFLILTFLTISLFAQTKLTSSLSESMSNNTWVNSSKQVYSYDINGNLATELYDYWDQSNSVWIKQDRYSYVYSSGNKLSIEIEENWDSSTNSYKNGDKSEYSYNNNGRVVESISYEWKNAAWEKSYKFSLTYNASNNIDGGYGYNWNGGTWVLEDKSLITYNANNKISKVTVEDWNGTAYVKSDIRDFSYDASNKLLIDLTKIWNGTMYVDEEKTEYTYDVNGNVTNEKNSYIENGSWVVGSNESVTFDTSKLMSSFTHPFIDRTGLDHLFTGNPYVNKILTSSYTNSERTTYYYGGATASIDNFSLLNFAVYPNPTTSILKIDDTGFDLKNIEVFNIIGKKVLTSTTSELSLGKLVNGIYMLKIQDKNGAFAIKKVVKN
- a CDS encoding acetate/propionate family kinase, which produces MNILVLNAGSSSLKYQVIEMPSETVKCVGLVERIGMEDAIFTHEKGTKEYSEILPILNHEVGLQKIAKTLLNAEIGVISSVDEIEAVGHRVVHGGSKFSKTVIVNKEVKENIRNLFDLAPLHNPANLTGIEIAETIFTSAKQIAIFDTAFHQTMPKEAYQYAIPNSYLEEHKIRAYGFHGTSHKYVSEKAIAYLGKESSKIITIHLGNGCSMAAIENGKCIETSMGFSPTNGLIMGTRAGDIDQSVIFFLMKKLNQSADEVNNLLQKESGMKGLTGFSDLREIEENAVNGDEKCINALKLASHRIRKFIGSYTAILNGLDAIVFTAGIGENSVLTRKMACENLEFLGIELNINKNEIRSKNTREIQSLTSNVKILVIPTNEEIEIAKQSYQLLK
- a CDS encoding YebC/PmpR family DNA-binding transcriptional regulator, giving the protein MGRAFELRKGRKMKRWSAMAKTFTRIGKDIVMAIKEGGPNPDANSRLRAVMQNAKAANMPKENVERAIKKATDKDTADYKEVLFEGYAPHGIALVLETATDNNNRTVANVRSAFNKCDGNLGTSGSVIFMFDHVCTFTIKKEDITTDLEELELELIDFEVEEVFDDEEGIIIYAPFEQFGAIQSFFEGNNVEILSSGFERIPTTTTKLSEDQQADVEKLLEKLEEDDDVQNVYHSMVM
- the pta gene encoding phosphate acetyltransferase gives rise to the protein MSKAIYVTTVESDSGKSLISLGLLRMMLTKSAKVGYFRPIINETDDESHDEHTNTAINFFNLDTDYKDCFAYKQGEVVELLSEGKEDEVIHNIIKKYKKLEANYDYVLVEGTDFSGEGGFTELDVNLMIAKNLNIPALIVGSGNGKKKKDFINTMQLSYNSFINKEVDVIGIIANKIEANEVDYIREELLKSFPKKLQIDIIPKIDFLAFPTVKEVVKALNGRVLFGEQFLDNAIGSFSTGAMQLRNYLTRIKENALVITPGDRADIILGALQANASKNYPKIAGIILTGTLIPEESILKLIEGVQSTVPIILVDGGTFGISNKIGAIKSKIYATNNKKILLSLDTFDKYVNAEGLTNILTSHHSNRLTPSMFQYNLLQKARIQKKHIVLPEGDDERILKAAARLQLLNIVDLTLLGDRNTIQLKCDQIGLQIDLDALNILNPEDSIYNKDFATTLFEARKHKGMTETTAADLAKDVSYYGTLMILNGLADGMVSGAVHTTMHTIKPALQLIKTKPGVSVVSSVFFMCLSDRVSVMGDCAVNPNPNAEQLSEIAISSAASAEAFGIEAKVAMLSYSSGSSGKGEEVEKVRRATELAKAKKPDLKIEGPIQYDAAVDMSVAKTKMPNSEVAGQASVLIFPDLNTGNNTYKAIQRETGALAIGPMLQGLNKPVNDLSRGCTVDDIFNTILLTVIQANQE